In Hevea brasiliensis isolate MT/VB/25A 57/8 chromosome 13, ASM3005281v1, whole genome shotgun sequence, a single genomic region encodes these proteins:
- the LOC110658399 gene encoding uncharacterized protein LOC110658399, translated as MFSLFYGLWKYLFSKTEFHVLILGIDKAGKTTLLEKLKSLYSNLEGLPPDRIVPTVGLNIGRIEASNTKLVFWDLGGQHGLRSIWEKYYEEAHAVVYVIDATCPSRFEDSKSALEKVLRHEDLQGAPLLILANKQDLSEAVSAEEIARYLDLKKLDERVYKFEAVSAYDGKGIKESVEWLVEVMERSKRTEMLRARAGVTGPGA; from the exons ATGTTCTCATTGTTCTATGGTCTTTGGAAGTATTTATTCAGTAAGACAGAGTTTCATGTGCTCATTCTTGGAATTGACAAGGCGGGGAAAACA ACTTTATTGGAGAAATTGAAATCGTTGTACTCAAACTTAGAAGGCCTTCCTCCTGATCGAATTGTTCCCACTGTTGGGCTTAACATTGGTCGCATTGAAGCTTCAAATACAAAACTTGTATTTTGGGACCTGGGTGGTCAG CACGGTCTTCGCTCAATTTGGGAGAAATATTATGAAGAGGCTCATGCTGTTGTATATGTAATTGATGCTACTTGTCCTTCACGTTTTGAAGATTCAAAGTCTGCATTAG AAAAAGTTCTTAGGCATGAGGATTTGCAAGGAGCCCCTCTTTTGATATTAGCAAACAAGCAG GATCTTTCTGAAGCTGTATCAGCTGAAGAAATTGCTCGATATTTGGATCTGAAGAAGTTGGATGAGAGGGTTTACAAGTTTGAAGCAGTTTCGGCATATGACGG GAAGGGTATTAAAGAAAGTGTAGAATGGCTTGTGGAGGTAATGGAACGAAGCAAGAGAACAGAAATGTTAAGAGCTCGAGCAGGTGTAACAGGCCCTGGTGCCTAG